Proteins encoded within one genomic window of [Enterobacter] lignolyticus SCF1:
- a CDS encoding alpha-glucoside-specific PTS transporter subunit IIBC encodes MSKRNIMGAFQTFGGAMAVPIAFLPFTGLLLAITGLLTMPDVMGGLAHPDSNFYKVMTIIKSGGWTIFRNFPLLFCMALPVGLARTGQARAALVAFFAYMAYNYFTNSMLTFWGPEFGVDFSKAVGGSSGLALVGGIKTLDTSIVFSLIIGGVVTWVHNRFFEKKLPDYLGIFQGMSLVFIISFFVMLPMAYLTCLLWPKVQLGINAMQSMYVEADALGMWMLAFVERMLVPTGLHRFVYFPFFFGPAVVDGGLYTHWIENVSTYAASTVPLVEQFPAAGYSLYGNISVFCSLGAGLAIYATAKKSQKRKIAALVIPAIITAMAVGITEPIEFTYLFVAPVLYLVNALIGATLCVVLYLCGVVGFMGGGLNDIILFNWVFYAKNHAHLIWIHLGLGLGFAALNFFVFRYMILRFNFLTPGRGEDENEEVRLYTKQDYRNKQSGAPVAGQEPDRLKAAAILQCVGGYTNVDTIGNCQTRLRLVVKDPALVADDKAMKQAGALGVMRAGKNLQVVVGLSAPMVREYFEQEFNKGPGSASAELAAAPAV; translated from the coding sequence ATGTCCAAACGGAACATTATGGGGGCCTTCCAGACTTTTGGCGGCGCCATGGCGGTCCCCATTGCCTTTCTACCCTTTACCGGTTTACTGCTCGCCATCACCGGCTTACTGACCATGCCCGACGTGATGGGCGGGCTTGCCCATCCGGATTCTAACTTTTATAAGGTGATGACCATCATCAAGTCCGGCGGCTGGACGATTTTCAGAAACTTCCCGCTGCTGTTCTGTATGGCGCTGCCGGTGGGTCTGGCCAGAACCGGCCAGGCGCGCGCGGCGCTGGTCGCCTTCTTCGCCTACATGGCCTACAACTACTTCACCAACAGCATGCTCACCTTCTGGGGGCCTGAGTTCGGCGTTGATTTCAGCAAAGCGGTCGGCGGCTCCAGCGGTCTGGCGCTGGTCGGCGGCATCAAAACGCTGGATACCAGTATCGTCTTCTCGCTGATTATCGGCGGCGTGGTGACCTGGGTTCATAACCGCTTCTTTGAGAAGAAGCTGCCGGATTATCTGGGTATTTTCCAGGGGATGAGCCTGGTGTTCATCATCTCCTTCTTCGTTATGCTGCCAATGGCGTACCTGACCTGCCTGCTGTGGCCGAAGGTGCAGCTTGGCATCAACGCCATGCAGAGTATGTATGTCGAAGCGGATGCGTTAGGCATGTGGATGCTGGCGTTTGTTGAACGTATGCTGGTGCCGACCGGTCTGCACCGTTTCGTCTACTTCCCGTTCTTCTTCGGTCCGGCGGTGGTTGACGGCGGCCTGTATACGCACTGGATTGAAAACGTGTCGACCTACGCGGCCTCTACCGTTCCGCTGGTTGAACAGTTCCCGGCGGCGGGCTACTCCCTGTACGGCAACATCAGCGTTTTCTGTTCATTAGGGGCGGGTCTTGCCATTTACGCCACGGCGAAGAAAAGCCAGAAGCGCAAAATTGCGGCGCTGGTCATTCCGGCGATTATTACCGCGATGGCGGTGGGCATCACCGAGCCGATTGAGTTTACCTACCTGTTCGTTGCGCCAGTGCTGTATCTGGTGAACGCCCTGATCGGCGCGACCCTGTGCGTTGTGCTTTATCTGTGCGGCGTGGTGGGGTTCATGGGCGGTGGTTTGAATGACATCATTCTGTTCAACTGGGTGTTCTACGCCAAGAACCACGCGCATCTTATCTGGATCCACCTGGGTCTGGGGCTGGGCTTTGCGGCGCTCAACTTCTTCGTGTTCCGCTACATGATCCTGCGCTTTAATTTCCTGACGCCGGGCCGTGGCGAAGACGAAAATGAAGAGGTGCGTCTCTATACCAAGCAGGACTATCGTAACAAGCAGTCTGGCGCGCCGGTCGCGGGCCAGGAGCCGGACAGACTTAAGGCGGCGGCAATCCTCCAGTGCGTTGGCGGCTATACCAACGTCGACACGATTGGCAACTGCCAGACCCGTTTGCGGCTGGTGGTGAAAGACCCGGCGCTGGTTGCTGACGATAAGGCCATGAAACAGGCCGGAGCCCTCGGCGTCATGCGTGCAGGTAAGAACCTGCAGGTGGTGGTCGGACTGTCGGCGCCGATGGTTCGCGAATACTTCGAACAAGAGTTCAATAAAGGACCGGGCAGCGCCAGCGCGGAGCTGGCAGCCGCGCCTGCGGTCTGA
- a CDS encoding SemiSWEET family sugar transporter, which translates to MKKRISSNQIIFLAGTAALSTVLFAFDAASIGLCAAFLTTGSFSLQVFDILKTRETRAISTKMYLVFISGLLLWLTYGIKSGDIPLIAANGVTLLLASAVMALKWNNERARD; encoded by the coding sequence GTGAAAAAACGTATTTCATCAAACCAGATTATTTTCCTGGCAGGGACGGCAGCGCTAAGCACCGTCCTGTTTGCCTTTGACGCCGCCTCCATTGGCCTGTGCGCGGCATTTCTGACGACAGGCTCGTTTTCCTTACAGGTCTTCGACATCCTTAAGACGCGTGAAACCAGGGCGATTTCCACCAAAATGTATCTGGTATTTATCAGCGGCCTTTTACTGTGGCTAACCTACGGGATTAAATCAGGAGATATTCCGCTGATTGCCGCTAACGGCGTTACGCTGCTGCTGGCGAGCGCCGTTATGGCGCTGAAATGGAATAACGAACGCGCCCGCGATTGA
- a CDS encoding glycoside hydrolase family 88/105 protein: protein MKPQQLIPALERVVHGFCQLKGMGELSASKGLAIQFEQWEWEVGVGLYGFWRYALHQNDAALQASLLDWYEGQIAKGLPAMQINTTAPMITLALLAGHGDRADLREAVNAWADDLMANLPRTEEGGFQHVVKEQPNTGQLWDDTLFMTCLFLGTAGIVLKRQDLIDEAVYQFLLHTRYLSDPRSGLWYHGWTFLGNHHFAGAFWARGNAWITVAIPEFIDLMGEHLDAGTRRFLTQVVARQVRSLCDLQAENGMWHTVLDDPYSPQESSATAGIAYGMLRGVRLGLLDDAVVEPALRAARAVWQRIDADGIVLEASKGTMVGHDHQYYCDIAIAPVPYAQALTMLLLLELEQGQWLA, encoded by the coding sequence ATGAAGCCGCAACAACTCATCCCCGCCCTGGAGCGGGTAGTTCACGGGTTCTGCCAGTTAAAAGGGATGGGAGAGCTGAGCGCCAGCAAGGGCCTTGCTATTCAGTTTGAGCAATGGGAGTGGGAGGTCGGCGTCGGTCTTTACGGCTTCTGGCGCTATGCCCTGCATCAAAATGACGCCGCGCTACAGGCGTCACTGCTGGACTGGTATGAGGGGCAGATAGCGAAAGGTCTGCCGGCCATGCAAATCAACACCACCGCGCCGATGATAACCCTCGCGCTGCTGGCGGGCCACGGCGATCGCGCCGATCTGCGCGAAGCGGTCAACGCCTGGGCCGACGATCTGATGGCGAACCTGCCCAGAACCGAGGAGGGGGGCTTTCAGCACGTGGTGAAGGAGCAGCCGAACACCGGACAGCTCTGGGATGACACCCTGTTTATGACCTGTCTGTTCCTCGGTACGGCCGGGATCGTACTGAAGCGCCAGGATCTGATAGACGAAGCCGTTTACCAGTTCCTGCTGCACACCCGCTACCTGAGCGATCCCCGCAGCGGCCTGTGGTATCACGGCTGGACTTTCCTCGGCAATCACCATTTTGCGGGCGCCTTCTGGGCGCGTGGAAACGCGTGGATCACCGTCGCTATCCCGGAATTTATCGACCTGATGGGCGAGCACCTCGATGCCGGTACCCGACGCTTTCTGACCCAGGTGGTCGCGCGCCAGGTGCGCTCCCTGTGCGACCTGCAGGCCGAAAACGGCATGTGGCACACGGTGCTGGATGACCCTTACTCCCCGCAGGAGTCTTCCGCCACGGCGGGGATCGCCTACGGCATGCTGCGCGGCGTTCGTCTTGGCCTGCTGGATGACGCGGTCGTTGAGCCTGCGCTGCGGGCCGCGCGCGCGGTGTGGCAGCGCATTGATGCCGACGGCATCGTCCTTGAAGCCTCTAAAGGGACCATGGTGGGGCATGACCATCAGTACTACTGCGACATCGCCATTGCCCCTGTGCCTTACGCCCAGGCGCTGACGATGCTGCTGCTGCTTGAGCTCGAGCAGGGCCAGTGGCTGGCATAA
- a CDS encoding sugar phosphate isomerase/epimerase family protein, whose product MNRLNIGARAHDLSGHSLQDIIDEARKLGLDGLQLAIHKTWEDEWQARDEDAIVANIHHLQCSGLSLFLLASYFNPAHSRPDVLARELERVRFTIAVAGKSGVAAVGSETGSLNDDEWTWHPDNHGETAFSTVEQTLSRLRPSLVAHDRHFLVEAVSDHIIHDAGRLAQLNARLGARFQVTLDLANLLNTGNAARWRDVLEHFLLTHGGRIRLLHFKNFILQDGHKVPVGLEEGIIDYAQVLRTLERFQLSHIPVVVEELTGAALADSVGYLRRLSE is encoded by the coding sequence ATGAACCGGTTGAACATCGGCGCTCGCGCCCATGATCTTAGCGGCCACTCCCTGCAGGATATTATCGATGAGGCCCGCAAACTGGGCCTTGACGGGTTGCAGCTGGCCATCCATAAAACCTGGGAGGACGAGTGGCAGGCCAGGGATGAGGATGCGATTGTCGCCAATATTCATCACCTTCAGTGTTCCGGGCTGTCCCTGTTTCTGCTGGCGAGCTACTTTAATCCGGCGCATTCCCGCCCCGATGTGCTGGCGCGAGAGCTCGAACGCGTGCGTTTTACCATCGCCGTTGCCGGCAAAAGCGGCGTTGCTGCGGTGGGAAGCGAAACGGGCTCCCTCAACGACGATGAGTGGACGTGGCATCCGGATAACCACGGTGAGACGGCCTTCTCCACCGTAGAGCAAACGCTGTCACGGCTTCGCCCTTCGCTGGTGGCCCATGACAGGCACTTTCTGGTTGAGGCGGTCAGCGACCACATTATTCACGACGCCGGTCGTCTGGCGCAGCTAAACGCGCGGCTAGGGGCGCGTTTTCAGGTCACCTTGGATCTCGCCAATCTGCTCAATACCGGTAATGCCGCGCGCTGGCGCGACGTGCTGGAACATTTTCTTCTCACCCACGGCGGGCGGATTCGCCTCCTCCATTTTAAGAACTTTATCCTGCAGGACGGGCATAAGGTGCCGGTGGGGCTTGAGGAGGGGATCATCGATTACGCGCAGGTGCTGAGGACGCTTGAGCGTTTTCAGCTAAGCCATATTCCTGTTGTTGTTGAAGAACTGACGGGGGCGGCACTGGCGGACAGCGTGGGGTATTTGCGGCGGCTGAGCGAATAA
- a CDS encoding YcgJ family protein codes for MKRAWGLLALLGIAACAGAAGSKQALKTPVPGVVCDKYVCADSNGLSAPLTEKYLGKNAGKKLASLGDFDHTQFTFANGIFCDVKEKLCRKDRYYGMDGKRSGAIDQHTTNLLFHPQPAKK; via the coding sequence ATGAAAAGAGCATGGGGTTTGCTGGCGCTGCTGGGCATCGCGGCGTGCGCCGGGGCGGCAGGCAGCAAACAGGCGCTGAAAACGCCGGTCCCCGGCGTGGTATGCGATAAATACGTCTGCGCCGACAGCAACGGGCTTTCCGCACCGCTCACGGAAAAATATCTGGGGAAAAATGCGGGTAAGAAATTAGCTTCGCTGGGGGACTTCGACCATACGCAGTTTACCTTTGCTAACGGTATTTTCTGCGATGTGAAGGAAAAGCTGTGCCGTAAGGATCGCTATTATGGCATGGACGGTAAACGCAGCGGCGCAATTGACCAGCACACGACGAATCTGCTGTTCCATCCGCAGCCGGCGAAAAAATAA
- the dgcJ gene encoding diguanylate cyclase DgcJ yields MPQPKYRSATIIIIVLTTSIFFGFIVNEYRSLQGYMGYIAENGKSALFHEEYVNQNIAFRLSRIFSAHQQASSGNVKSSAAICRHVESMNGITGLNLAGQTMPSLNGTLQTRNHDCNAWAQDVSALPIIQNNTVETLSKYTFSNYTGYRFNNIRYYIDLQNNFIFINRLVDTHHYTFSNWLVTSDGNINIERSAHSINIDADALNDLRQGENIVSHIYRDGYTKKNIISMLTPVFQHNEIKGILITDVNIEDLATSFYTTERPLLWRFLSLYVTDNATGDNIVFHRPELKSAPLIHYAENITRYYTLHIKLDGIYVLINCLWLIALYLLGTGLLCHYARQQLMRHESLSRDNVTDAMTGLYNRKALTPALAQKIQTLLAKNIAVTVIAIDSDGLKKINDTLGHHMGDQAIQYLGRAIAQSIRKSDAGIRLGGDEFSLVLINASLAKSRDVIARIQENLAAIDENKLVSFSYGSYQLRSGDTLETALLKADELLYQHKRNKYAQA; encoded by the coding sequence TTGCCACAGCCTAAATACCGCAGCGCGACAATCATTATTATCGTTCTGACGACGTCTATTTTCTTCGGTTTTATCGTAAATGAATACCGAAGTTTACAAGGCTACATGGGGTATATCGCAGAAAACGGGAAATCAGCGCTGTTCCATGAAGAATATGTCAACCAGAATATTGCCTTTCGCCTTTCACGAATATTTTCCGCCCATCAGCAGGCCAGCAGCGGTAATGTAAAGAGCAGCGCGGCGATCTGCCGGCACGTTGAGTCAATGAACGGGATAACAGGCCTGAACCTGGCAGGACAAACGATGCCCAGCCTCAATGGAACGCTGCAAACGCGTAATCATGACTGCAACGCATGGGCGCAGGATGTTTCTGCGCTACCGATCATTCAAAACAATACGGTCGAAACGTTATCAAAATATACATTTTCAAACTATACCGGCTACCGTTTTAACAATATTCGCTACTACATTGATCTGCAAAATAATTTTATTTTTATCAACAGACTGGTTGATACGCATCATTATACATTTAGCAACTGGTTAGTCACCAGCGATGGCAATATTAATATCGAGCGGAGCGCCCACAGTATCAACATCGATGCCGATGCATTAAACGATTTACGTCAGGGTGAGAATATTGTGTCGCATATTTATCGTGATGGATACACTAAGAAAAATATTATCAGCATGCTCACCCCCGTTTTTCAGCATAACGAAATCAAAGGCATTCTGATAACGGATGTTAATATCGAAGACCTTGCCACCTCATTTTATACGACCGAGCGCCCGCTGTTGTGGCGGTTTCTTTCACTGTATGTCACCGATAACGCCACTGGCGATAATATCGTGTTCCACCGTCCGGAGCTCAAATCTGCGCCCTTGATTCACTATGCGGAAAATATTACCCGCTATTATACCCTGCATATCAAGCTGGACGGGATTTATGTCCTGATCAACTGCCTGTGGCTGATAGCGCTGTACCTGCTGGGCACCGGGTTATTGTGCCACTACGCGCGCCAGCAGCTCATGCGGCATGAGTCGCTCTCTCGCGACAACGTCACGGATGCAATGACCGGGCTGTATAATCGTAAAGCGCTCACGCCCGCTTTGGCGCAAAAAATTCAGACGTTGCTGGCAAAAAATATCGCCGTCACCGTTATCGCTATCGACAGCGACGGGCTGAAAAAAATTAATGATACGCTCGGCCATCACATGGGTGACCAGGCCATTCAGTATTTAGGTAGAGCAATCGCGCAGTCTATTCGTAAAAGCGACGCTGGTATTCGCCTCGGCGGCGATGAGTTTAGTCTGGTGCTGATTAACGCCTCGCTGGCAAAATCCCGCGATGTAATAGCCCGCATTCAGGAAAATCTCGCCGCAATCGATGAAAATAAGCTGGTTTCTTTTTCTTACGGCAGCTATCAGCTGCGATCCGGCGATACGCTGGAGACTGCGTTATTAAAAGCCGATGAGCTCTTGTATCAACACAAGCGTAATAAATACGCGCAGGCATAA
- the fucO gene encoding lactaldehyde reductase yields the protein MTHRMILNETAWFGRGSVASLVDEVQRRGYHKALIVTDENLVRCGVVEKVTSRMNDAGLAWEAFTGVVPNPTIQVVKAGLEAFEHSGADYLIAIGGGSPQDTCKAIGIIHNNPEFADVRSLEGLSPTRRASVPVMAIPTTAGTAAEVTINYVITDEEKRRKFVCVDPHDIPQAAFIDADMMDAMPPALKAATGVDALTHAIEGYITRAAWALTDALHLKAIEIIAGALRGSVNGNRDDGEAMALGQYVAGMGFSNVGLGLVHGMAHPLGAFYNTPHGVANAILLPHVMRYNAAHTGDKFRDIARAMGRPVEHLTPEEARAAAVDAVVSLNQDVGIPENLRAIGVRKEDIPALAQAAFDDVCTGGNPREATLDDIMALYHQAW from the coding sequence ATGACACATCGCATGATATTGAATGAAACGGCGTGGTTTGGCCGGGGTTCGGTCGCATCGTTAGTCGATGAGGTGCAGCGGCGCGGCTACCACAAGGCCCTGATAGTGACCGATGAAAACCTGGTGCGCTGCGGCGTTGTCGAAAAAGTCACCTCGCGGATGAACGACGCGGGGCTTGCCTGGGAGGCGTTCACCGGCGTGGTTCCGAACCCGACGATCCAGGTAGTGAAAGCGGGCCTTGAAGCCTTCGAGCACAGCGGGGCCGACTACCTGATCGCCATCGGCGGCGGCTCGCCGCAGGACACCTGTAAGGCGATTGGCATTATTCATAACAACCCCGAATTTGCCGACGTGCGCAGCCTCGAAGGCCTGTCGCCGACCCGCCGCGCCAGCGTGCCGGTGATGGCGATTCCCACAACCGCAGGCACCGCGGCGGAAGTGACGATTAACTACGTCATCACCGACGAAGAAAAACGCCGCAAATTCGTCTGCGTCGATCCGCATGATATTCCCCAGGCCGCGTTTATCGATGCGGATATGATGGACGCTATGCCGCCAGCGCTGAAGGCCGCCACCGGCGTGGACGCGCTGACGCACGCGATTGAAGGCTACATCACCCGCGCCGCCTGGGCGCTGACCGACGCTCTGCACCTGAAAGCCATTGAGATTATCGCCGGCGCGCTGCGGGGGTCGGTCAACGGCAACCGTGACGATGGCGAGGCGATGGCGCTGGGGCAGTACGTCGCCGGGATGGGTTTTTCCAACGTCGGCCTGGGGCTGGTTCACGGCATGGCGCATCCGCTTGGCGCGTTTTACAACACCCCGCACGGCGTGGCTAACGCTATCCTGCTGCCGCATGTGATGCGCTACAACGCGGCCCATACCGGCGACAAATTCCGCGACATCGCGCGGGCGATGGGCCGCCCCGTCGAACATCTGACGCCGGAAGAGGCGCGCGCCGCGGCCGTCGACGCGGTCGTCTCGCTCAACCAGGACGTCGGCATCCCGGAAAATCTGCGCGCCATCGGCGTTCGTAAAGAAGATATCCCGGCCCTGGCGCAGGCGGCGTTCGACGACGTCTGCACCGGTGGAAACCCACGGGAAGCCACCCTCGACGATATTATGGCGCTGTACCACCAGGCCTGGTAA